The following coding sequences are from one Lolium rigidum isolate FL_2022 chromosome 6, APGP_CSIRO_Lrig_0.1, whole genome shotgun sequence window:
- the LOC124659050 gene encoding E3 ubiquitin-protein ligase SINA-like 10: protein MAEEVASKRIKTEKDHGAGPEPDGAAAEGGRSDGEIFVKIQSELLRCRICLEPLKPPVFKCEAGHVLCSVCMEKLREVGSVLGLGIFCDVCRKNTSYCRCVELEQVIDAIKVPCSNQTYGCNESIIYHEKEKHETECTHAPCYCPENDCDFRGGTCCLLDHFVTAHGWSPTNFSYNKPLKISVARDHRFTLLVGEDQTMFLLTNTLTEIGSAITMVCVRPHESGPSYSCNISAAQVVAGGKAEGRLVFQKDPLVSSSSLVGGVQLGKFFLLVPPELADSSSGELTLHIRIDRLAP, encoded by the exons ATGGCGGAAGAAGTAGCGAGCAAGAGGATCAAGACGGAGAAGGACCATGGAGCGGGGCCGgagccggacggggcggcggcggaagggGGCAGGTCGGATGGCGAGATATTCGTCAAGATACAGTCCGAGCTCCTCCGCTGCAGGATTTGCCTCGAGCCCCTCAAGCCACCCGTCTTCAAG TGCGAGGCTGGACATGTTTTGTGTTCTGTGTGCATGGAAAAGCTCCGCGAGGTTGGGTCTGTTTTAGGATTGGGCATTTTTTGTGATGTGTGTCGCAAAAATACTAGCTACTGCCGTTGCGTCGAACTCGAGCAAGTCATCGACGCCATCAAAGTGCCATGCTCAAACCAGACATATGGCTGCAATGAGTCCATCATCTACCACGAGAAAGAGAAGCATGAAACTGAATGTACACATGCTCCATGCTACTGCCCAGAGAATGACTGTGATTTCAGAGGGGGAACATGTTGTCTTCTGGACCACTTCGTCACAGCACACGGCTGGTCGCCGACCAACTTCAGCTACAACAAACCACTGAAGATATCCGTTGCTCGTGACCACCGGTTCACGCTCCTCGTCGGGGAAGACCAAACCATGTTCCTCCTGACCAATACTCTGACGGAAATCGGCAGCGCTATCACCATGGTCTGCGTCCGGCCTCATGAATCTGGACCGAGCTATTCATGCAATATATCGGCCGCTCAGGTTGTTGCTGGTGGAAAAGCCGAAGGGAGGCTTGTGTTCCAGAAGGATCCTCTTGTGTCAAGCAGCTCGCTGGTGGGTGGAGTTCAGTTGGGCAAGTTCTTCCTGCTGGTTCCCCCTGAACTTGCTGACAGCTCATCAGGTGAACTCACCTTACACATCCGTATTGACAGACTGGCTCCATAG